The following proteins are co-located in the Calditrichota bacterium genome:
- a CDS encoding CRISPR-associated endonuclease Cas1, which produces MQLVLNTFGAYLGKTGDCFEVKAGDEKRLVSAKKVRSILITTGASLSTDAVELAIQNNVDVVFLDKTGHPFARIWQSKLGSTTKIRRLQL; this is translated from the coding sequence ATGCAATTGGTACTGAATACCTTCGGCGCCTATCTCGGCAAGACCGGGGACTGCTTCGAGGTCAAGGCCGGCGATGAGAAACGCCTGGTCTCCGCCAAGAAGGTGCGCAGCATCCTCATTACCACCGGCGCCTCGCTCTCCACCGACGCGGTCGAGCTGGCCATCCAAAATAACGTCGACGTCGTCTTCCTCGACAAGACCGGCCATCCCTTCGCCCGCATTTGGCAGTCCAAGCTCGGCTCCACCACCAAAATACGCCGCCTGCAACTCGA